One region of Metallosphaera sedula DSM 5348 genomic DNA includes:
- a CDS encoding helix-turn-helix domain-containing protein, whose translation MKTAREISNETGIKEELVYHVLEVLRRFELVQVVDGKYYSEYSEVAKLLLDLKNLPDGYTITN comes from the coding sequence ATGAAAACAGCAAGAGAAATTTCAAATGAGACCGGAATTAAGGAGGAACTCGTATATCACGTCCTGGAGGTTCTGAGACGTTTCGAGCTCGTTCAGGTAGTTGATGGAAAATATTACTCGGAGTATTCTGAAGTCGCGAAGTTACTCCTGGATTTGAAAAATCTTCCTGACGGTTATACAATAACGAATTAG
- a CDS encoding type IV secretion system DNA-binding domain-containing protein, translating into MEPIVIGKNEDENPVFLDLERHAILMGETGVGKTIALKTIVKKAQNKAKIIIDADGDIIKENGNKYPVVTMTEEELESLNEKLKKAYIEGNVPDLEEKVGKLNGIILVDASTEGRGFTFSEKLIELWTKWVIEYAFWNKIRGILLAIDTVRYIDNKGDLEEMVMARKAGVNVVLTTREFEVFKEIHIDFGTNILMRTDNRAYRYVADYFHEFKNTLPNILSELKPREAVVVKLQQREYEYVKVDKEEL; encoded by the coding sequence TTGGAACCAATCGTAATTGGTAAAAACGAAGATGAGAATCCAGTTTTTTTAGATCTTGAAAGACATGCCATCTTAATGGGAGAGACTGGAGTCGGAAAAACGATAGCATTAAAAACAATCGTAAAAAAGGCACAAAATAAAGCGAAAATAATAATCGATGCTGACGGCGATATAATCAAAGAAAACGGCAATAAATACCCAGTCGTAACGATGACGGAAGAAGAATTAGAAAGTCTAAATGAAAAATTGAAAAAGGCGTATATAGAAGGCAATGTTCCAGACCTGGAGGAAAAGGTAGGAAAGCTGAACGGCATAATTTTAGTAGATGCTTCGACGGAAGGGAGAGGATTTACGTTCTCTGAGAAGCTAATAGAACTCTGGACAAAATGGGTTATAGAATACGCTTTCTGGAATAAAATCAGAGGAATATTATTGGCAATAGATACAGTCAGATATATCGATAATAAAGGTGATTTAGAAGAAATGGTCATGGCTAGGAAGGCTGGAGTTAATGTAGTTTTAACAACGAGAGAGTTTGAAGTGTTTAAAGAAATACACATTGACTTCGGGACTAACATACTAATGAGAACAGACAATAGGGCTTATCGTTACGTGGCTGATTATTTCCACGAATTCAAAAATACATTACCTAATATATTATCAGAATTGAAACCTAGAGAAGCTGTAGTCGTTAAACTGCAGCAGAGAGAATATGAGTATGTGAAGGTTGATAAGGAGGAGTTATAA
- a CDS encoding plasmid regulator: MESKIEKHKKRFTITQIVLMVMAKAPGSCCSLEYLSEKTSVDKDELLVYLSRLAQRGIIERKWHKGRAGKERMYCLKYKDELL; this comes from the coding sequence ATGGAGAGCAAGATTGAGAAACACAAGAAACGCTTCACAATCACACAGATCGTTTTGATGGTAATGGCAAAAGCCCCGGGGAGTTGCTGCAGTTTGGAGTATCTCAGTGAGAAAACGTCTGTAGACAAGGACGAGTTGTTGGTCTATCTATCCAGGTTGGCACAGAGGGGGATAATAGAGAGGAAGTGGCATAAGGGAAGGGCAGGGAAAGAGAGGATGTATTGCTTAAAGTATAAGGATGAGTTGTTATGA
- a CDS encoding Ig-like domain repeat protein codes for MRKALTILLVILILPSLLSGLSNIVAFAQSGSGSNNLGTFISTLQTLIPAALLLLAILANRYDQRYALVLFAAALASALFLAAATGGKLGGSVNITLVELKVTVSGPTSAYTGNAETYTVSWSPSMSGTVIWTVLYNGSIVYNSTGGTSFTYTFNEPGKYIIAAAVINDQNYAGGSGAVLITVTNPPSPLGWLTGAITSAISGFINTAANTFEGFLTTLLQIFGAPLEWMTYSPTPNISPITQTIYNEIQDYAIGLAMLFVSFSIAYNAFRGFYSDLVDLAGDVLYKLGVWGLFYAGGMIVYTYAANFINSIIYSVAGPYLGIATIEYTGGATLYTALFALMNGVPFGFGDSLDMFLSLVMFLLAFTLAVATIKYAVMLSVVSTIPLWASLWIFEWTRKIAMMVVDLLIGLMVAGLVAAITFAILATLPIGALLFIIDPIAIDGEFLFSLVLFVFSLRPGQHMVGAIRELSS; via the coding sequence ATGAGGAAAGCTCTAACTATCCTATTAGTTATATTGATACTTCCGAGCCTACTTTCAGGACTAAGCAATATCGTGGCATTTGCTCAAAGTGGAAGCGGTAGTAATAATTTAGGGACCTTTATCTCGACACTACAAACATTGATACCTGCAGCACTGCTATTGCTTGCAATTTTGGCAAACAGATACGATCAACGTTATGCTTTAGTGTTGTTCGCAGCTGCTTTAGCTTCAGCGTTATTTCTAGCAGCTGCTACGGGAGGAAAACTAGGAGGAAGCGTAAACATAACATTAGTAGAACTGAAAGTAACAGTTTCTGGTCCCACTTCGGCTTATACTGGAAACGCTGAAACTTATACAGTGTCCTGGAGCCCATCTATGTCTGGAACAGTGATATGGACAGTATTATATAATGGGAGCATAGTATACAATTCCACAGGCGGAACTTCGTTCACCTATACATTCAATGAACCTGGAAAATACATAATTGCTGCGGCTGTAATTAATGATCAAAACTATGCAGGAGGGTCTGGAGCAGTCTTAATAACTGTAACGAACCCACCTAGCCCCTTGGGCTGGCTTACTGGGGCTATAACGAGCGCAATCTCTGGATTTATTAACACTGCAGCTAACACATTTGAAGGATTTTTGACTACACTTTTACAGATTTTCGGAGCACCTCTAGAATGGATGACTTATTCCCCTACGCCCAATATTTCTCCAATTACTCAAACGATATATAATGAAATCCAAGATTATGCTATCGGGCTAGCTATGTTGTTCGTATCTTTCTCGATAGCATACAACGCATTCAGAGGGTTCTATTCGGACCTCGTTGATCTTGCTGGTGATGTCCTTTACAAGCTCGGCGTATGGGGACTATTCTATGCAGGTGGGATGATAGTATACACTTATGCTGCGAATTTCATTAATTCTATCATTTACTCAGTCGCAGGTCCATATCTAGGAATAGCAACGATAGAATATACAGGAGGAGCAACTCTCTACACGGCCCTATTTGCATTAATGAACGGGGTTCCCTTTGGGTTTGGGGATTCTTTAGATATGTTTTTATCTCTAGTTATGTTTCTCTTAGCTTTCACATTAGCGGTAGCAACAATAAAATATGCTGTAATGTTATCTGTTGTATCTACTATTCCACTATGGGCTTCACTCTGGATATTTGAATGGACTAGAAAAATTGCGATGATGGTAGTAGATTTGCTAATAGGCTTAATGGTAGCGGGTTTGGTAGCCGCAATAACTTTTGCAATCTTAGCAACATTACCT
- a CDS encoding VirB4 family type IV secretion system protein, whose translation MKELSTLLSQAERGYIYISRAPGEYEFEGTKFPIITSSFNLITEKEMDLETAEPPKRPKIKKEHAKYLQTMEGYARVLVSYRYSTRIYEGALGRVDFKQMNPELFETIIQFQKIPQLSVRNYLNSLEMKKMKMAKYANVSTAVEEMLTSGTQLKKDIDEEAAEPIKFRYIFVIHAKTLQELESLTRELMKTAQENGVLLDTPCCAQSELYNFEGGVGYRISSNVSLAKFYPLVGFNLVEPNGIFLGTDEKGAPISINPYLATNGRQNPHWAITGTTGAGKTTTGAALIDRLRRAHGEIYVIIIDPMSNYNRFFTNEADLNIAFKDGDYVGLDPVALAAEGVVSSGDIADFLIESYGIPLELRGILVSQLEQNRSLKDLTDNLESLASKKFATEYRKLENFLLNMTSGADKYVFTGTPPNLKGKRFIILGLQTEDTRKKRLAATMLMLYAYSLINKLPRSVEKLILIDEAHFLFEYQSVAKIIAIIYRTARALKTSMITMTQLIQHFNMNQYSKEAWQLADNKLILKQEKEAKDDLVNLAHLSEEEVDYVLKSSRGRGILRTGAITTHIQVQLTEEEKQRWRTE comes from the coding sequence ATGAAAGAACTATCGACGCTCTTATCACAAGCAGAGCGTGGCTATATCTACATTAGCAGAGCTCCAGGTGAGTATGAGTTCGAAGGGACGAAATTCCCCATCATTACATCTTCTTTTAATTTAATCACAGAGAAAGAGATGGACCTCGAAACAGCAGAGCCTCCCAAGAGACCTAAGATAAAGAAGGAACATGCTAAGTACTTGCAAACAATGGAAGGATATGCTAGAGTTTTAGTATCATATAGATATAGTACCAGAATTTACGAGGGAGCTCTTGGAAGGGTCGACTTCAAACAGATGAACCCAGAGCTCTTTGAAACGATTATTCAGTTTCAAAAGATTCCCCAACTCTCTGTTAGAAATTATCTCAATTCGCTAGAAATGAAGAAGATGAAGATGGCCAAGTATGCTAATGTCTCAACTGCCGTTGAAGAAATGTTAACAAGTGGAACCCAACTTAAGAAGGACATAGACGAGGAAGCTGCGGAGCCCATCAAGTTCCGATATATCTTTGTAATCCATGCAAAGACCCTACAAGAGCTCGAAAGTCTAACAAGGGAATTAATGAAGACCGCACAAGAAAACGGGGTGCTCCTCGATACTCCATGTTGCGCTCAGAGTGAGTTGTATAATTTTGAAGGAGGTGTAGGGTATCGCATAAGCAGCAACGTCAGTCTCGCTAAGTTCTACCCCCTGGTCGGGTTTAACTTAGTCGAGCCTAATGGCATCTTCTTAGGAACGGATGAAAAAGGAGCTCCAATATCAATCAATCCATATTTGGCGACCAACGGAAGACAAAATCCTCATTGGGCGATAACAGGAACAACTGGAGCAGGAAAGACTACTACAGGTGCCGCTTTGATTGATAGGCTACGCAGGGCCCATGGCGAGATATATGTTATTATCATCGATCCGATGAGCAACTATAACCGTTTCTTCACTAATGAAGCGGATTTGAATATCGCATTCAAGGACGGGGACTATGTTGGACTGGATCCGGTAGCTTTAGCAGCTGAAGGAGTGGTCTCAAGCGGTGACATAGCAGACTTCCTCATCGAGTCATATGGAATTCCATTGGAGCTCCGAGGAATCCTAGTGTCCCAGTTGGAGCAAAACAGGAGTTTGAAGGACCTAACAGACAATCTAGAGAGCTTGGCTAGTAAGAAGTTTGCGACTGAATATAGAAAATTAGAGAACTTCTTACTCAATATGACTAGCGGAGCTGACAAGTATGTTTTCACTGGAACTCCTCCTAACCTTAAGGGCAAACGTTTCATCATACTAGGGCTTCAAACTGAGGATACGAGAAAGAAGAGATTAGCAGCTACAATGTTAATGCTTTATGCCTATTCGTTAATCAATAAACTCCCTCGTTCAGTCGAGAAATTGATATTGATAGATGAAGCTCACTTCCTATTCGAATACCAGAGTGTGGCGAAAATCATAGCGATAATTTACAGGACTGCTAGAGCCCTTAAAACCAGTATGATTACTATGACACAGCTCATTCAACATTTTAATATGAATCAATACAGCAAGGAAGCATGGCAACTTGCAGATAACAAACTGATTCTTAAACAGGAAAAGGAGGCTAAGGACGACTTAGTTAACTTGGCTCACCTGAGCGAAGAGGAGGTCGATTACGTGCTCAAATCTTCAAGGGGTAGGGGGATATTGAGGACAGGCGCAATAACGACCCATATTCAGGTCCAGCTCACGGAAGAAGAGAAACAGCGCTGGAGGACTGAGTAA
- a CDS encoding DUF1286 domain-containing protein gives MRLVTHYVFTMGLLSLIMSMFTPYYLVLSGVVAIAGNLIIDGLGHKEVQTRRGITIPTRTPLTHTYPRSVVWGFLPVIPFLAFGFMYGDFPWWLLLAGVLVGPSHMFLDMFTEAGVYVRRRGKWRRYALAHFRYNNPLANGVAILLGFLMLVLSLHGSYHYYHHYEYHDYDWPF, from the coding sequence ATGAGACTGGTCACCCATTACGTCTTCACTATGGGGTTGCTTTCCCTGATTATGAGTATGTTCACACCTTACTACTTGGTTTTGTCTGGAGTGGTAGCAATTGCAGGGAACTTGATCATAGACGGGCTGGGGCACAAGGAGGTACAAACCAGGAGAGGTATTACAATACCTACAAGGACTCCGTTGACTCACACCTATCCCCGTTCAGTGGTGTGGGGCTTCCTGCCCGTGATACCCTTCCTAGCCTTTGGGTTCATGTACGGGGACTTCCCGTGGTGGCTCCTCCTAGCAGGCGTCCTAGTGGGTCCTTCTCACATGTTCTTAGATATGTTCACTGAGGCAGGGGTATACGTGAGAAGGAGAGGGAAGTGGAGGAGGTACGCTTTAGCTCACTTCAGGTATAACAACCCTCTAGCTAACGGGGTGGCTATCCTCCTGGGGTTCCTCATGTTGGTCCTTTCCCTGCATGGAAGCTATCATTATTATCATCATTATGAGTATCATGATTACGACTGGCCTTTTTAA